In one Candidatus Latescibacterota bacterium genomic region, the following are encoded:
- the menA gene encoding 1,4-dihydroxy-2-naphthoate octaprenyltransferase, which translates to MASPKILIRELRAEFLTASVIPILVAVAIARYETGSWSPGLFILTIAGAVLLHLGTNTANDYFDHLSGADEANVDYARPFTGGTRLIQDGLLSPREVLTLSITLFAGALIVGIFLIIARGWFILALGLIGLFLGYFYTAPPVKLAHRGLGEIAVGIGYGLIPVGAYFVQTGHVSLPIIIAAIPMALLVTGIIVINEFQDYRGDMSAGKRTLVVRLGRKKSVVLFASIMIAAYIPVIAGVSMDLIPRLTLISLLSIILAAKAIITASKRFDDPAGLVPANGATILSHALTGLLLATAWLLSG; encoded by the coding sequence ATGGCAAGCCCAAAGATACTTATCAGAGAACTCAGAGCAGAATTCCTCACTGCCAGCGTCATTCCCATCCTGGTGGCCGTAGCGATCGCCAGGTACGAGACAGGAAGCTGGAGTCCAGGCCTCTTTATCCTCACCATAGCCGGCGCTGTCCTTCTGCATCTAGGCACAAACACTGCAAACGACTACTTCGATCATCTGAGCGGCGCCGACGAGGCCAATGTAGATTACGCCAGGCCGTTTACCGGAGGTACAAGACTCATACAGGATGGATTGCTGAGTCCGCGAGAGGTCCTTACCCTGTCAATCACTCTTTTCGCCGGAGCACTGATAGTCGGGATATTCCTTATCATCGCTCGTGGATGGTTCATCCTCGCGCTGGGCCTGATCGGGCTCTTTCTGGGATATTTCTATACAGCTCCACCTGTCAAGCTCGCCCATCGCGGACTGGGTGAGATTGCGGTAGGGATCGGTTACGGCCTGATCCCTGTCGGCGCCTATTTCGTACAGACGGGCCACGTCAGCCTGCCGATAATCATCGCGGCCATCCCGATGGCTCTGCTCGTCACCGGAATCATAGTGATCAACGAATTCCAGGATTATCGCGGCGACATGTCAGCCGGCAAGAGGACTCTGGTGGTAAGGCTGGGAAGAAAAAAATCGGTCGTGCTGTTCGCGTCGATAATGATCGCTGCCTACATACCGGTGATCGCCGGAGTGTCTATGGACCTGATACCACGATTGACACTGATAAGCCTTCTTTCGATAATCCTCGCCGCGAAAGCTATAATAACGGCTTCAAAACGCTTCGACGACCCGGCCGGCCTGGTCCCGGCTAACGGCGCGACGATCCTGAGCCACGCCCTTACCGGACTGCTTCTGGCCACGGCCTGGCTTCTGTCGGGTTGA